The proteins below come from a single Tenuifilum thalassicum genomic window:
- a CDS encoding PKD domain-containing protein, protein MKRKNIIIAALALIGFAWYGCEPMEPDKPSIGNAPTEDQLDFQIIPGDDAFHYILVNASSIPGVPNWDLGNGNKYVGDSAVAYYPSPGTYTIKLTLYAKGGSTTISKTHEQTETDWEFFANPLITALTGGADAPNGKTWVIDSLSDAHLGVGPADSYSPVWWAAAPLAKSGHHLYDDEFTFKLVGFEYNINTHGSTHVNHDGNADEDGIAGGYYISELWSDAYDIDLTTNDAARGPLTWSIVEEDGKSYIVISSQSGNISYDDGNPVSMKSLNGTKISYIFALLVELLATIN, encoded by the coding sequence ATGAAAAGAAAAAATATAATAATAGCTGCTCTCGCTCTAATTGGCTTTGCCTGGTATGGATGTGAGCCAATGGAGCCAGATAAACCATCAATTGGGAATGCTCCCACAGAGGATCAACTAGATTTTCAGATTATTCCTGGAGACGATGCATTTCACTATATACTAGTAAATGCTTCCAGCATTCCAGGTGTACCCAACTGGGATCTTGGTAATGGTAATAAGTATGTTGGGGACTCCGCCGTAGCATATTATCCAAGCCCAGGAACCTATACCATTAAACTCACATTATACGCTAAAGGTGGTTCAACAACCATCTCAAAAACACATGAGCAAACCGAAACGGATTGGGAATTCTTTGCAAATCCATTGATCACAGCACTAACAGGTGGTGCTGATGCTCCCAATGGTAAAACATGGGTAATAGATAGTTTGAGTGATGCTCATCTAGGTGTTGGGCCTGCAGATTCATACTCACCAGTTTGGTGGGCTGCTGCCCCTCTTGCTAAATCGGGCCATCACCTATACGACGATGAATTTACCTTTAAACTTGTTGGTTTTGAGTACAACATAAACACTCATGGATCAACTCATGTTAACCACGATGGCAATGCTGATGAAGACGGAATAGCAGGCGGCTACTATATCTCAGAGTTATGGAGTGATGCATACGATATTGATCTCACAACTAACGATGCTGCCCGTGGGCCCCTCACATGGTCGATCGTTGAAGAGGATGGCAAATCTTACATTGTAATATCGAGCCAATCGGGTAACATTTCATACGACGATGGGAACCCTGTAAGTATGAAATCCTTGAATGGAACGAAAATTTCATACATCTTCGCACTGTTGGTGGAGCTGCTCGCTACCATAAACTAA
- a CDS encoding family 16 glycosylhydrolase: MKKIIFFSTILLLVSHFAAGQVKVLVWNDEFDYSGLPNSDKWGYDVGGGGWGNNELQYYTESRTENARVENGKLIIEARKEQYEGNEYTSARLVTRQKGDWLYGRIEAYAKLPSGTGTWPAIWMLPTDWAYGNWPKSGEIDIMEYVGYDPGVVHGSIHTEAYNHVLGTQKTATFSVPDAEMAYHLYAVEWSEEKIDFYVDNTKYFSFSNEHTDYTTWPFNKAFHLILNIAVGGNWGGVQGVDPNIWPQKMYVDYVRVYQYLNVSELAVSGPDLVNPNQTNLTFSVQNVADASFNWIVPADATIVSGQGTNSIVVNWGTTPGNVSVQITHPQAGGTYSKEVKTTITPTGEKFSVLNIKENGLMGWVGLESAPNTITLTQEDTLLRIDYQITQPNDYPYITYTFPNPVDMSNHTVFNVDMKTFNQSSSVVLRADLFDSEGRLTDASPVFKFYAIAPHGEFHTYSFDFNNNWGSNTPSYGSQANYKQIAGVRLYIDYGLYGKPASDSLWISDLLVSNKLLSVFNQDRWHYKQLSIYPNPSKHSIKLGIEEQQDEVYRVQIIDISGSIIKDIKCELSKQISISDLPNGFYAIRASSNRNLFVGNFIKL; encoded by the coding sequence ATGAAGAAGATAATATTTTTCTCAACAATATTACTCCTAGTTAGCCACTTTGCCGCAGGGCAGGTTAAAGTTCTAGTCTGGAACGATGAGTTTGACTACAGTGGCCTCCCCAATAGCGACAAATGGGGTTACGATGTTGGAGGTGGTGGTTGGGGTAATAACGAGTTACAATACTACACCGAATCTCGAACTGAAAACGCTAGAGTTGAAAACGGCAAGTTAATAATTGAAGCACGCAAGGAACAGTACGAAGGTAACGAGTACACTTCTGCCAGACTAGTTACCCGCCAAAAAGGCGATTGGCTCTATGGCCGAATTGAAGCTTACGCAAAACTACCATCTGGTACTGGTACATGGCCTGCCATTTGGATGCTTCCTACCGATTGGGCTTATGGGAATTGGCCCAAAAGTGGTGAGATTGATATAATGGAATACGTTGGCTACGATCCCGGAGTAGTCCACGGTAGCATTCACACCGAAGCATACAACCATGTTTTGGGCACGCAAAAAACCGCAACATTTTCAGTTCCCGATGCCGAAATGGCCTACCACCTTTATGCTGTTGAATGGTCTGAAGAAAAAATAGATTTCTATGTTGACAACACCAAATACTTTTCTTTTAGTAATGAACATACCGATTACACAACCTGGCCATTCAACAAAGCCTTCCATCTTATTCTGAACATTGCAGTCGGCGGAAACTGGGGAGGTGTTCAGGGTGTAGATCCTAACATCTGGCCACAAAAAATGTATGTGGATTATGTTCGTGTATACCAATACCTGAATGTCTCCGAGTTAGCGGTTTCCGGGCCCGATTTAGTCAACCCAAATCAAACCAATTTAACATTCAGCGTTCAAAATGTTGCAGACGCCTCATTTAACTGGATAGTTCCTGCCGATGCTACCATCGTTAGCGGCCAGGGAACCAACTCAATAGTGGTAAACTGGGGGACTACTCCGGGTAATGTATCGGTTCAAATTACCCATCCACAAGCTGGGGGAACATACTCCAAAGAGGTTAAAACAACCATAACTCCCACTGGCGAGAAGTTTAGCGTTCTTAATATCAAGGAGAATGGATTAATGGGTTGGGTCGGATTAGAATCCGCACCCAACACCATAACCCTTACCCAAGAGGACACCCTGCTGCGAATCGACTACCAAATCACCCAACCCAACGACTATCCCTACATAACTTATACTTTCCCTAATCCAGTTGATATGAGTAATCATACCGTTTTTAATGTTGACATGAAAACATTTAACCAGAGCAGCTCCGTAGTTCTACGTGCCGACCTTTTTGACTCAGAAGGGCGATTGACCGATGCCTCGCCAGTTTTCAAATTCTACGCAATTGCACCCCATGGTGAGTTTCACACCTACTCCTTTGACTTCAACAATAACTGGGGCTCAAATACTCCTAGCTATGGTAGCCAAGCAAACTATAAGCAAATTGCAGGCGTACGTTTATACATCGACTACGGATTATATGGAAAACCTGCTAGCGACTCCCTATGGATTTCGGACTTGCTTGTGAGCAATAAGTTACTATCGGTATTTAATCAGGACAGATGGCACTATAAACAATTGAGTATCTATCCCAACCCTTCAAAACATAGCATTAAATTAGGGATAGAAGAGCAACAAGATGAGGTTTATAGAGTTCAAATTATAGATATATCGGGAAGCATAATCAAAGATATAAAGTGTGAGCTTTCCAAGCAAATTTCAATTTCAGATCTTCCTAATGGATTCTATGCAATTAGAGCATCTTCTAATAGAAACCTATTTGTTGGAAATTTTATAAAGCTATAG
- a CDS encoding SusC/RagA family TonB-linked outer membrane protein — protein sequence MKKIFGFISLILMCGNLLAQEITVSGTVTSSDGTTLPGVTVVVKENPSKGTVTDVDGKYTIKVLPDQTLEFSFVGMETQTIPIEGRTLINVTMNEASQMIEELVVVGYGVQKKSLVSSSVSKVSSEDIEKAAPLRVEQALQGRTAGVQVISNSGQPGEGFTVRIRGVGTNGTSDPLYIVDGMPVGGIDYLNPNDIQSVEILKDASASAIYGARAANGVVLITTKQGEKGKFSVNYDYSMGFQNAWKKVSLLNAKEYAIIMNESYANDNKAIPFPDMAVIDSLGNGTDWQDEIFYKNAPTYNHQFSVSGGNENSTFMSSLSYTYQDGIVAKGKSNYERYTYRLNSTHKIGKFSIGNSIAYTNKITRGIDPNEEFGGPLSKAINMDPITPVKNPDGTWGVSNYATQEVVNPVAYLSILNSKYVENKVVGGVWGELEIIKGLKARTSFNVDYANGSSRSFIPIYDLGGNVRTSTSEANGTVNKWFTWQNENTLTYTKAFGDHNVSAMIGMTANRYYHEYIGGKKNDLLFNDFEHAWINNGTDEDSYKAWGGADEHALLSYFGRVNYDFKGKYVFEGVLRADGSSNFGVNNRFGYFPAFSAGWLLSKEDFLQGVNAISFLKLRAGWGRNGNEAIGAFRYTSLIGAGSKYTFGTDEVITVGSNPIAISNPDLKWETSEQTNIGIDARFLSDRLSVTIDLYNKLTKDLLVVAPIPAFIGNGAPYVNGGSVRNKGVELELGYKTLWNGIGINANLSGSYNKNEVIDINNSEGRIYGTSLAVGMYNITMMEEGYPIAYFWGYKTAGVFQNQEQILNYKSSDGTVIQPNAKPGDLIWVDQNDDGKIDDNDRTQIGNPYPDFTLGLNLGLSWKDFDFSMFWYGAFGQEIFNGTRRYDLPMSNWNSSVLDRWTGEGTSNSHPRVTIDDPNQNYFKVSDFYVEDGSFLRLKNVTLGYTLPTSISQKVKVQKLRVFVTGTNLLTFTKYSGFDPEIGARSSLDIGIDRNIYPQARTFLFGVNLSF from the coding sequence ATGAAAAAAATCTTCGGATTCATTAGCTTAATCCTTATGTGCGGAAACCTGCTTGCACAAGAGATCACTGTTAGCGGGACCGTTACATCGAGCGATGGCACCACACTACCTGGTGTAACAGTCGTGGTAAAGGAGAACCCTAGCAAGGGTACAGTAACAGATGTAGATGGCAAATACACAATTAAAGTATTGCCAGATCAAACACTTGAGTTCAGCTTTGTAGGCATGGAAACCCAAACCATACCTATTGAAGGCAGAACTCTAATAAATGTAACCATGAACGAAGCCTCCCAAATGATTGAAGAGCTAGTTGTGGTAGGTTATGGCGTTCAAAAGAAAAGCTTAGTTTCATCCTCCGTATCAAAAGTTTCGAGCGAGGACATTGAAAAAGCAGCTCCTTTACGTGTTGAACAGGCCCTTCAGGGTAGAACCGCTGGTGTTCAAGTTATTTCAAACTCGGGTCAACCTGGCGAAGGTTTTACAGTTCGTATCCGTGGCGTTGGTACAAACGGAACGTCCGACCCACTTTACATTGTTGATGGAATGCCAGTAGGAGGTATTGATTATCTTAATCCCAACGACATCCAATCAGTTGAAATCCTAAAGGATGCATCTGCCTCGGCTATTTATGGTGCTCGAGCAGCAAACGGGGTTGTTCTAATCACCACCAAGCAGGGCGAAAAGGGCAAATTCAGCGTTAACTACGATTACTCCATGGGTTTCCAAAACGCATGGAAAAAGGTATCGCTTCTTAATGCTAAAGAGTATGCCATTATTATGAATGAAAGCTATGCCAACGATAACAAGGCAATCCCTTTCCCAGACATGGCTGTAATTGATTCTCTAGGGAACGGTACTGATTGGCAGGATGAAATTTTCTACAAAAATGCACCAACTTACAACCATCAATTCTCGGTAAGCGGTGGCAATGAAAACTCAACCTTCATGTCATCGCTTTCTTATACATATCAAGATGGTATTGTTGCAAAAGGTAAATCGAACTACGAAAGGTACACCTACAGGTTAAATTCAACTCACAAAATTGGCAAGTTTAGCATTGGTAATAGTATTGCTTACACCAATAAGATAACAAGAGGTATTGATCCTAACGAGGAATTCGGTGGGCCACTTTCCAAAGCTATTAATATGGACCCAATAACTCCTGTTAAGAATCCCGATGGAACTTGGGGTGTTTCTAACTATGCTACACAAGAAGTAGTTAATCCTGTAGCATACCTTAGCATCCTGAACTCCAAATATGTGGAAAATAAAGTTGTAGGAGGTGTTTGGGGTGAGCTTGAAATTATTAAAGGTTTAAAAGCCCGAACCAGCTTCAACGTTGACTACGCAAATGGGTCTAGCAGATCGTTTATTCCAATATATGATTTAGGTGGTAATGTTCGTACATCAACTTCCGAAGCTAACGGAACTGTTAACAAATGGTTTACCTGGCAAAATGAGAACACACTCACCTACACCAAAGCATTTGGCGATCATAACGTAAGCGCAATGATTGGTATGACCGCTAACAGATACTACCATGAATACATTGGAGGCAAAAAGAACGATTTGCTATTTAACGATTTCGAGCACGCATGGATTAATAATGGTACTGATGAGGATAGCTACAAAGCATGGGGTGGTGCCGATGAACATGCACTTCTATCCTATTTTGGTCGTGTAAATTACGACTTTAAAGGGAAGTATGTTTTTGAAGGTGTTCTTCGTGCTGATGGTTCTTCAAACTTTGGTGTAAATAATCGTTTTGGGTATTTCCCAGCATTTTCTGCAGGATGGTTACTTTCTAAAGAAGATTTCTTACAGGGCGTTAATGCAATCTCTTTCTTGAAGTTACGTGCTGGATGGGGACGTAATGGTAATGAAGCAATTGGTGCTTTTAGGTACACTTCGCTCATTGGTGCTGGAAGCAAGTACACATTTGGAACCGATGAGGTTATAACCGTAGGATCAAATCCAATTGCAATTTCTAACCCCGACCTTAAATGGGAAACATCTGAGCAAACTAACATTGGTATTGATGCAAGATTTCTATCCGATAGGCTATCAGTAACTATTGATCTTTACAACAAGCTTACAAAAGATCTACTTGTTGTTGCCCCCATTCCTGCATTTATTGGTAATGGCGCCCCATACGTAAATGGTGGATCGGTTAGAAATAAAGGCGTTGAGTTAGAACTTGGTTATAAAACTCTCTGGAATGGTATTGGCATCAATGCTAACCTATCGGGTTCATATAACAAAAACGAAGTTATAGATATAAACAACAGTGAAGGAAGAATTTACGGAACATCGCTTGCTGTAGGTATGTATAACATTACCATGATGGAAGAAGGCTATCCAATTGCCTATTTCTGGGGTTACAAAACTGCAGGTGTATTCCAAAACCAAGAGCAAATACTTAACTATAAGTCATCGGACGGAACCGTTATCCAACCAAACGCAAAACCTGGAGACCTAATTTGGGTTGACCAAAACGATGATGGTAAAATTGATGACAACGATAGAACTCAGATAGGAAATCCTTATCCTGACTTTACTCTAGGTCTAAACCTTGGCCTAAGCTGGAAAGATTTCGATTTTAGCATGTTCTGGTATGGTGCATTTGGACAAGAAATATTCAATGGAACAAGAAGGTACGACCTCCCAATGTCGAACTGGAACTCATCTGTTCTTGATCGTTGGACAGGTGAAGGAACTAGCAATAGCCATCCAAGAGTTACCATTGACGACCCTAACCAAAACTATTTCAAAGTATCAGATTTCTATGTTGAAGATGGATCATTCCTTCGCTTAAAGAACGTTACACTTGGCTATACCTTACCAACTTCAATTAGCCAAAAAGTTAAGGTTCAAAAGTTAAGAGTATTCGTTACCGGAACAAATCTATTAACATTCACCAAATACTCTGGATTTGATCCTGAGATAGGAGCAAGAAGTTCGCTTGATATAGGAATTGATAGGAATATCTATCCACAAGCAAGAACTTTCCTGTTTGGTGTAAACCTCAGTTTTTAA
- a CDS encoding RagB/SusD family nutrient uptake outer membrane protein yields MRKIKNISIILFLAIGFVACTKDFLELEPLTDRSEDNFYKTEQDAFEAIVSIYDVLQWQTGGGYHPWDLVCNILSDDAFAGGSGPGDRPGLVRMGKFSNFTNDEEPLGLWKDRYAGIYRANLFLDKVENIQFENEDLKTRFIAEARFLRGYFYYELVQFYGHIPLILKPLSPTENQQVAADPADVYDQIADDLYYAYQNLPENIPAAEKGRASKWAAGALLARVYLFHKGYGKGVLGITRDLKAGDKTLAETDIEAIIDDIVNNSGHALVPNYADLWGVGNENNVESIFEIQHTQKADWGDWNWRNGTEGNWAVVMTGFRGVEDPIYDIGWSFQPASKSLADEFETGDPRYSVSILDAAAEGLVYKPQDCYQHTGYAFKKFYPRKADKPATNDALNWPYNRPVIRFADVLLMGAELNLDNDLGKAQDYYSRVRKRAFGDSHVPPTLTNDADGLDLIYHERRVEFAGEGLRYWDLLRRGLTYAEEKINAAAGAAPLDETFNSATLGLLPIPQTEITLSGNKLTQNAGY; encoded by the coding sequence ATGAGAAAAATTAAAAATATATCAATAATCCTTTTTCTAGCAATAGGATTTGTTGCTTGTACAAAGGATTTCTTAGAGCTGGAGCCGTTAACCGACAGGTCGGAGGACAACTTTTATAAAACAGAGCAAGACGCCTTCGAAGCTATTGTATCAATTTATGACGTACTCCAATGGCAAACTGGTGGTGGATACCATCCATGGGATCTTGTTTGCAATATACTTTCCGACGATGCTTTTGCAGGTGGTTCTGGCCCTGGCGACAGACCAGGTCTTGTTCGTATGGGTAAATTTTCAAACTTTACAAATGACGAGGAACCACTTGGACTCTGGAAAGATAGATATGCTGGTATTTACAGGGCAAATCTATTTTTAGATAAGGTTGAAAACATTCAATTTGAGAACGAAGACCTAAAAACTAGATTTATTGCAGAAGCAAGGTTTTTAAGGGGATATTTTTATTACGAACTAGTTCAGTTTTATGGACATATTCCCCTAATACTAAAACCCCTAAGTCCAACTGAAAATCAACAAGTTGCTGCAGATCCAGCAGATGTTTATGATCAAATAGCAGACGACTTGTATTATGCCTATCAGAATCTTCCTGAAAACATACCTGCAGCGGAAAAAGGGAGAGCTTCAAAATGGGCGGCAGGTGCTTTACTTGCACGAGTTTACCTTTTCCACAAAGGCTATGGCAAAGGAGTATTAGGAATTACTAGGGATCTTAAAGCTGGCGACAAGACTCTAGCTGAAACCGATATTGAAGCCATAATTGACGATATTGTTAATAATAGTGGTCATGCCCTAGTTCCCAACTATGCCGATTTATGGGGTGTGGGTAATGAAAATAATGTTGAGTCGATATTCGAGATTCAGCATACCCAAAAGGCCGACTGGGGCGATTGGAATTGGAGGAATGGTACAGAAGGTAACTGGGCGGTAGTAATGACCGGTTTCCGAGGCGTTGAAGATCCTATATACGATATCGGGTGGAGTTTCCAGCCTGCCAGCAAATCATTAGCCGATGAATTTGAAACTGGCGACCCACGTTACTCAGTATCAATACTTGACGCAGCCGCCGAAGGATTAGTATACAAACCACAAGACTGCTATCAGCACACAGGTTACGCATTTAAAAAATTCTACCCTAGAAAAGCTGATAAGCCAGCAACAAACGACGCGCTAAACTGGCCATACAACCGTCCTGTAATTCGTTTCGCCGACGTTCTTCTTATGGGTGCTGAGTTAAATCTTGACAATGACCTTGGCAAAGCACAAGACTACTATAGCAGAGTTCGAAAACGTGCGTTCGGCGATAGCCATGTGCCTCCTACTCTAACTAACGATGCTGATGGTCTTGACTTGATCTACCATGAGCGTAGAGTGGAATTTGCAGGGGAAGGATTACGTTACTGGGATCTACTTCGTAGAGGCTTAACATACGCTGAAGAAAAAATCAATGCAGCTGCAGGTGCTGCACCTCTAGACGAAACATTCAACTCAGCTACTCTAGGTCTTCTACCTATTCCACAAACCGAAATAACATTGTCGGGTAATAAGTTAACTCAAAATGCAGGTTACTAA
- a CDS encoding glycoside hydrolase family 3 N-terminal domain-containing protein has protein sequence MKLRVIAVILVLAFWSCGNKDKIAKDSSSKLCIDPVIEQKVDSVLKLMTIDEKIGQLNQLTGNGETTGPITFATEYQDAIRRGEVGSMLNVNGASYTYKVQKIAIEESRLGIPLLFGYDVIHGYKTIFPIPLGESACWDLDAIEKSARIAAIEASAAGQHWTFAPMVDIARDPRWGRVMEGAGEDPFYGSKVAVARIKGFQGENLADSNTILACAKHFAAYGAAMGGRDYNTVDISKRTLYEVYLPPFKAAVDAGVLSFMASFNEINGIPSSGNKDLMNGILKSDWNFKGFIVSDWASIREMLVHGIAADEYEAANLAMNAGIDMDMEGHIYINQLKKLLADGKITEKQIDDAVRRILRVKFMLGLFDDPYRYCDTAREKEMILNPRHLEIAREVARKSMVLLKNNNVLPLSKNIKSVAVIGPLADNKDEIIGTWSARGEGKDAISVLTGVKQKVPSAKILYAKGCDIAGESKAGFAEAIAKAKSADAVIVVVGEAAMMSGEALSRAFLDLPGVQKDLVLEINKLNKPMVVVLMNGRPLTIEWMDNSVPAILEAWLPGTMGGPAVADVLFGDYNPSGKLPITFPRNVGQIPLFYYHKNTGRPRDEAERYTSKYIDSPNTPLYPFGYGLSYTTFEYSNFGISAKEIGMSDTLKVWVDVTNTGKYDGEEVVQLYIRDIVGSVTRPVKELKGFKKVFIKSGEKVRVEFTLTASDLAFYTRTMEFKPEPGDFKVFVGGNSRDLQELSFRLN, from the coding sequence ATGAAGTTAAGAGTTATTGCAGTAATTCTAGTATTGGCATTTTGGTCGTGTGGGAATAAAGATAAAATTGCAAAAGATTCTAGCAGTAAATTATGTATTGATCCAGTAATAGAACAAAAGGTAGACTCCGTGCTTAAACTAATGACCATTGATGAAAAGATTGGTCAGCTAAACCAGCTAACTGGTAACGGAGAAACAACTGGACCTATAACGTTTGCCACCGAGTACCAAGATGCTATTAGGAGAGGCGAAGTAGGTAGCATGCTCAATGTTAATGGTGCATCGTATACCTATAAGGTTCAAAAAATTGCAATAGAAGAAAGCCGACTCGGCATACCCCTTCTTTTCGGCTATGACGTAATTCACGGCTACAAAACCATATTTCCCATTCCGCTTGGCGAATCAGCATGCTGGGATTTAGACGCCATTGAAAAATCGGCACGGATTGCTGCCATTGAGGCTTCGGCTGCAGGCCAACATTGGACTTTTGCGCCAATGGTTGATATTGCTCGAGACCCCCGCTGGGGTAGAGTTATGGAAGGAGCAGGTGAAGATCCTTTTTATGGCTCAAAAGTTGCAGTTGCCCGAATTAAGGGTTTTCAAGGTGAAAACCTGGCCGACTCTAATACTATTTTAGCCTGTGCAAAACACTTTGCCGCTTATGGAGCAGCAATGGGTGGGCGCGATTATAACACTGTAGATATTTCCAAAAGGACCTTATACGAAGTTTACCTACCACCTTTCAAAGCAGCCGTTGACGCTGGGGTTCTTTCATTCATGGCATCATTTAACGAAATAAACGGTATACCATCTTCGGGAAATAAAGACCTCATGAACGGTATACTTAAAAGTGATTGGAATTTCAAAGGTTTTATTGTATCGGATTGGGCTTCGATTCGTGAAATGCTTGTCCATGGAATAGCTGCCGACGAGTATGAAGCCGCAAACCTGGCCATGAATGCAGGTATCGACATGGACATGGAAGGACACATCTACATTAACCAGCTTAAAAAGCTACTTGCCGATGGCAAGATAACTGAAAAACAAATAGATGATGCTGTACGCCGTATTTTACGCGTCAAATTCATGTTGGGACTTTTCGACGACCCATACAGGTACTGCGACACTGCTCGGGAAAAGGAGATGATTCTTAATCCACGCCACCTAGAAATAGCCCGTGAAGTTGCACGTAAATCCATGGTACTTCTAAAAAACAACAATGTTCTTCCGTTGAGCAAAAACATTAAGTCTGTTGCTGTTATTGGTCCACTAGCTGATAATAAAGATGAAATAATTGGAACATGGTCGGCACGTGGTGAGGGGAAAGATGCTATTTCAGTACTAACAGGAGTCAAGCAAAAGGTTCCCTCAGCAAAGATTCTCTATGCAAAAGGTTGTGATATTGCTGGGGAGTCAAAAGCAGGCTTTGCTGAAGCAATTGCAAAAGCAAAAAGTGCTGATGCTGTAATTGTTGTGGTTGGTGAAGCAGCCATGATGTCGGGCGAAGCGCTTAGCCGTGCATTCCTCGACTTGCCAGGCGTTCAAAAAGACTTAGTGCTTGAAATCAACAAGTTAAATAAACCCATGGTAGTGGTTCTTATGAATGGTCGTCCATTAACAATTGAGTGGATGGATAATTCCGTTCCTGCCATACTTGAAGCTTGGCTACCTGGCACCATGGGGGGACCTGCAGTTGCCGATGTGCTATTTGGCGACTACAATCCATCGGGTAAACTTCCAATAACCTTCCCTCGCAACGTAGGCCAAATTCCTCTCTTCTATTACCACAAAAACACTGGCAGACCCAGGGATGAAGCTGAACGATACACATCAAAATACATCGACAGCCCGAACACCCCCTTGTACCCATTTGGTTATGGTTTAAGCTACACAACCTTTGAATACAGCAACTTTGGCATTAGCGCGAAAGAGATTGGAATGAGCGATACGCTAAAGGTTTGGGTTGATGTAACCAACACTGGTAAATACGATGGCGAGGAAGTTGTTCAGCTATATATTCGCGATATAGTTGGTTCTGTTACACGACCAGTTAAGGAGTTAAAAGGATTCAAGAAAGTGTTCATAAAATCTGGCGAAAAAGTTAGAGTTGAGTTTACTCTTACCGCAAGCGACCTGGCTTTTTATACACGCACCATGGAATTCAAACCTGAGCCAGGCGATTTCAAGGTGTTTGTAGGTGGCAACAGCCGCGACTTGCAAGAGTTGAGTTTTAGGTTAAACTAA
- a CDS encoding PKD domain-containing protein yields the protein MSYDLGVTTTANPNEYQFTIDNLDVPASFTISNIKYTFGDGTSYETTDPAETVLHTYMRKGSYSVTATVYANGQEFTKSTTVTVAANHPSYQEYLLDAMVMYNDFGETTLVPMAVDQSDGGATLEIVNNPDNSLYPNRSAHCALFTKYNAQWANAYTKLPDGYRFDLTLQPVFKVLVYGKAGDKVLLKLENTDRGGNAWQTGTADLIYTIQEDNKWEIAEFNFTGVSAGWDWTGDIFTNDVTTDPNFNKDFYNVVRIMVNPGDNSGTFSVYLDDLAGPHVEGLK from the coding sequence ATCTCATACGATCTTGGCGTTACAACAACTGCCAATCCGAATGAGTATCAATTTACAATTGACAACTTAGATGTTCCCGCTAGTTTTACAATTTCTAACATCAAATACACCTTTGGCGATGGAACCTCTTACGAAACAACAGACCCCGCCGAAACAGTTTTACATACATATATGCGTAAAGGCTCTTATTCAGTAACAGCAACTGTTTACGCAAACGGTCAAGAGTTTACAAAATCAACGACTGTTACAGTTGCTGCCAACCACCCTTCCTATCAGGAATACCTGCTCGATGCAATGGTCATGTACAACGATTTTGGTGAAACCACTTTAGTACCTATGGCTGTAGACCAAAGCGATGGTGGCGCAACCCTTGAAATTGTGAATAACCCCGACAACAGCCTATATCCTAACCGAAGCGCTCATTGCGCCCTTTTCACAAAGTATAACGCTCAATGGGCGAATGCATATACCAAACTACCCGATGGCTACAGATTCGACCTAACGCTTCAGCCAGTATTTAAAGTTTTAGTTTACGGTAAAGCTGGTGATAAAGTTTTACTTAAACTTGAAAACACCGACCGTGGTGGTAATGCTTGGCAAACTGGTACAGCTGATTTGATTTACACCATTCAGGAAGACAACAAATGGGAAATCGCAGAGTTTAACTTCACTGGTGTAAGTGCAGGTTGGGATTGGACTGGCGATATTTTTACCAATGACGTAACAACCGACCCTAATTTTAATAAGGATTTCTATAATGTTGTTCGCATAATGGTTAACCCAGGCGACAACAGCGGAACCTTCTCTGTATACCTCGATGATTTGGCTGGCCCACACGTTGAAGGGCTCAAGTAA